Proteins encoded in a region of the Thunnus maccoyii chromosome 4, fThuMac1.1, whole genome shotgun sequence genome:
- the LOC121896029 gene encoding polymeric immunoglobulin receptor-like: protein MIFCIRIKLRMNIHHVLFFCFLSALQDGNTGLVNAIDLYAGAEGGRGSIICYLTSSGSTKFFCKGKCKEEDILIKTDGVTAQSGRYSIRYEDGSSGRRIVTVTFTQLTKSDSGRYRCGLGGSSSPDAYTDFDITVIDAATLGDNTSFIRAETVGGSVTQGCLNTVYGSRKFFCKDECKKEEDILVETEENRAQNGRYCIEYTQGSVFGLYVTITQLKKSDTGRYKCGYGRASSPDSSYTFSIFVVDAISEVSRPGYFWPLVVFLPVVFVLLAVVLLLLYKLKMKRNSGLNTRGTSDSRNMELSVSNENRPPVSMYEDSVYQNLDPDSRDPD, encoded by the exons atgattttctgcatCAGGATCAAACTCAGAATGAATATCCaccatgttctgttcttctgcTTCTTATCAG CACTGCAGGATGGAAACACTGGACTCGTCAATGCAATAGACCTTTATGCTGGAGCTGAAGGAGGACGTGGTTCTATTATTTGCTACTTGACTTCATCTGGAAGCACCAAGTTCTTCTGTAAAGGAAAAtgtaaagaagaagacattCTCATTAAAACAGATGGTGTCACAGCTCAGAGTGGCAGATACAGCATCAGATATGAAGACGGATCTTCTGGAAGAAGAATTGTGACTGTGACCTTCACACAGCTGACCAAGTCAGACTCAGGACGGTACAGATGTGGTTTGGGTGGATCTTCATCCCCAGATGCTTACACTGACTTTGACATCACAGTTATAGATG CTGCAACGTTGGGTGACAACACTAGTTTCATCCGTGCAGAAACTGTGGGAGGAAGTGTCACACAAGGATGCCTCAATACTGTCTATGGAAGCAGGAAGTTCTTCTGTAAggatgaatgtaaaaaagaagaagacatcctggttgaaacagaagagaacagagcTCAGAATGGCAGATACTGCATTGAATATACACAAGGATCTGTATTTGGACTGTATGtgaccatcacacagctgaagaagtcagacacaggacGGTACAAGTGTGGTTACGGCAGAGCTTCGTCTCCAGATTCATCCTACACGTTCTCGATCTTTGTTGTAGATG CCATCTCTGAGGTTTCTCGCCCAGGTTACTTCTGGCCTCTGGTTGTATTCCTGCCTGTGGTGTTTGTGCTGTTGgctgttgttctgctgctcctctacaaactgaagatgaagaggaactCTGGTTTGAACACCAGAGGAACCTCAGACAGCAGAAACATGGAG ttatctgTCAGCAATGAGAACCGTCCTCCAGTCTCCATGTATGAAGACTCTGTCTACCAGAACCTGGATCCAGACAGCAGGGATCCGGACTAA